One region of Sulfuriroseicoccus oceanibius genomic DNA includes:
- a CDS encoding transcription antitermination factor NusB — MPSRPSHRQNARSAAHQILCDWDPDKRWAEKLIAQHAKNLRDDDQRLATRLVMGTLQHLRTLDFVLTPMLRNGIDSVAPTSLWALRLGVEQLLFTRIPAHAAVSETVSLVSKHQRGFVNAIMRRVQREKSEITAKLEEAPAPVRYSIPDKLFNRWVEAYGEDATIALCEVINEPAPTTFRINELKPDARQRIEASGIAISPVEDWEDYYQVADPKQSIPADWFEQGWIYAQDPAASVAVRTLAPQPGEQVLDACAAPGGKTFLTALAINNQGNITATDSDPDRIERIEENCQRLGITCASTATTDWTDLDATLDVPAAVLIDAPCSNTGVLRRRIDARYRKTTLNPGPITSTQRRILANILTRIPDGGRCVYSTCSIDPAENAHCVHRVIDELTSSHPELKLTFVEDHQTLPHIDDVDGHYAALIKIERQA; from the coding sequence ATGCCATCGCGCCCATCCCACCGCCAAAACGCCCGCTCCGCAGCCCACCAGATCCTTTGTGACTGGGATCCGGATAAACGCTGGGCGGAAAAGCTCATCGCCCAACACGCCAAAAACCTGCGCGATGACGACCAACGCCTCGCCACGCGCCTGGTCATGGGCACACTCCAACACCTGCGCACGCTCGACTTCGTGCTCACTCCCATGCTGCGCAATGGCATCGACTCGGTAGCCCCCACTTCACTCTGGGCGCTGCGCCTCGGTGTGGAGCAACTTCTATTCACCCGCATCCCGGCCCACGCCGCGGTGAGCGAAACCGTCAGCCTCGTCTCCAAACACCAACGTGGCTTCGTCAACGCCATCATGCGCAGGGTGCAGCGGGAGAAATCCGAGATCACCGCCAAGCTGGAGGAAGCGCCCGCCCCTGTCCGCTACTCGATTCCGGACAAGCTCTTCAACCGTTGGGTCGAAGCGTACGGAGAAGACGCCACCATCGCGCTGTGCGAGGTCATCAACGAACCAGCACCTACCACATTCCGCATCAACGAGCTCAAGCCGGACGCCCGCCAGCGAATCGAGGCCAGCGGCATCGCCATCAGCCCGGTGGAGGACTGGGAGGATTACTATCAAGTGGCAGACCCCAAGCAATCCATCCCCGCCGATTGGTTCGAACAAGGGTGGATCTACGCTCAGGACCCAGCAGCCAGCGTCGCCGTGCGCACCCTCGCACCCCAGCCGGGCGAACAGGTACTCGACGCATGCGCAGCGCCTGGAGGCAAAACCTTCCTCACCGCTCTAGCAATCAATAACCAAGGCAACATCACCGCGACTGATAGTGATCCCGATCGCATCGAACGCATCGAGGAGAACTGCCAACGCCTCGGCATCACCTGCGCCTCCACAGCGACTACCGACTGGACTGACCTCGACGCCACGCTCGACGTCCCAGCCGCAGTACTCATCGACGCCCCGTGCTCGAACACCGGCGTCCTGCGCCGCCGCATCGACGCCCGCTACCGCAAAACCACGCTCAACCCAGGGCCGATCACATCGACCCAACGCCGCATCCTGGCCAACATCCTCACCCGCATCCCCGACGGCGGCCGCTGCGTTTACTCCACTTGCAGCATCGACCCTGCCGAGAACGCCCATTGCGTCCACCGCGTGATCGATGAACTCACTAGTTCCCACCCCGAACTCAAGCTTACCTTTGTCGAAGACCACCAGACGCTCCCTCACATCGATGACGTCGACGGCCACTATGCGGCATTGATCAAAATCGAACGTCAGGCATAG
- a CDS encoding LPS-assembly protein LptD has translation MKAANALLLSLTVSAATLQSYAQENALDQLSKLTSKVQVDSVGGADVDLEKGIFRYKEKVDIKYEGARILADSAEFNQKTGEITAEGNVNIFRDGILYSGDSAVYNIQTESITSGNLRSSVVAQGKELYFQSETINTELGENDSVDVIDTNKTLLTTHDNANPNWHILADELDIYPDDRVVFKDVTFYAKGRPVMWLPYLSQPLEDELGYSFAPGWDSSWGGYLLNRYGTLLGEDQNILGVFHLDLRSERGLAGGVDFKSLTQRENPNLKGLQLYYAYDSSPETSRTSRDRVKIDDVPDNNRYRINLQHRVYFSGYEESIELTDAGSPSESKKRTFEPRDDSFYLNFDINKLSDGYFYEDFFPTEFRVDPQPDNNVALVKRYTHSEASVLARFDINDFFQTDERYEGAYDMIRRPVFNGIANYEGSTTYGFIEESPADGTGARETNLVDTIGYNRFDTYHQLSRPFKAFEFLSIVPRVGARYTNYSSITGPTAGGDRVLGHFGFDSSFKASRDFDDVKSDALGIDGIRHVIQPYLRYSFIEGDDMGEDFTGIDRLVASTRPRPLDPSQFTAIDSLTSWNIMRVGMYNRLLTHRNNGSYEWLYFNTYFDTFFNDPELDRNFSNLYQDIGWRPLPWLQFRLDSQFPVFGGDDSFTEVNSRVVYMPTPNAEISLGHRFLDSHPFLSDSNQLTFDYFQRLYDNWGFSVRQRWELDTSTLDTQQYSIHRDLTSWTASLGAVIRDNGGVDDYGVLFTMTLKEFPQFNIPVNLDPNSAAD, from the coding sequence ATGAAGGCAGCCAACGCCCTTCTTCTTTCCCTCACTGTTTCCGCCGCGACGCTCCAGTCCTACGCCCAGGAGAACGCACTCGATCAACTTTCAAAGCTCACCTCCAAAGTCCAAGTGGACAGCGTGGGTGGTGCCGATGTCGACTTGGAGAAAGGCATTTTCCGCTACAAGGAAAAGGTAGATATCAAATACGAGGGCGCTCGCATTCTCGCCGACAGCGCGGAGTTCAACCAAAAGACAGGGGAAATTACCGCCGAGGGTAACGTAAACATTTTCCGCGACGGCATCCTCTATTCAGGAGATTCCGCGGTCTACAACATCCAGACCGAAAGCATCACATCGGGCAATCTGCGCAGCTCGGTCGTCGCCCAGGGCAAGGAACTCTATTTCCAGTCAGAAACCATCAACACGGAGCTCGGCGAGAACGATAGCGTCGATGTCATCGACACCAACAAGACCCTCCTCACCACGCACGATAACGCCAACCCGAACTGGCACATCCTCGCGGACGAGCTCGACATCTATCCAGATGACCGCGTCGTGTTCAAAGACGTGACCTTCTACGCCAAAGGTCGCCCGGTGATGTGGCTCCCATACCTTTCGCAGCCACTCGAAGACGAGCTCGGTTACTCGTTCGCTCCAGGCTGGGATAGCTCGTGGGGCGGGTATTTGCTCAACCGTTACGGAACACTCCTCGGCGAAGATCAAAACATCCTCGGTGTCTTCCACCTCGACCTGCGCTCGGAGCGCGGACTCGCCGGTGGCGTCGACTTCAAGAGCCTGACCCAGCGCGAAAACCCGAACCTCAAAGGCCTCCAGCTTTACTACGCATACGACAGCTCGCCTGAGACATCGCGTACCAGCCGTGACCGCGTCAAGATCGACGACGTGCCGGATAACAACCGATACCGCATCAATCTCCAGCACCGCGTCTACTTCAGCGGATACGAGGAATCGATCGAACTCACCGATGCGGGTTCCCCATCGGAATCGAAAAAGCGTACATTCGAGCCACGCGACGACTCGTTCTACCTCAACTTTGATATCAACAAGTTGAGCGACGGCTACTTCTACGAAGACTTCTTCCCTACCGAGTTCCGCGTCGACCCACAGCCGGATAACAACGTCGCGCTGGTAAAACGCTACACCCACTCGGAAGCATCGGTGCTTGCTCGTTTCGATATCAACGACTTCTTCCAAACCGACGAACGCTACGAAGGTGCCTACGACATGATCCGTCGCCCGGTCTTCAACGGCATCGCCAACTACGAAGGCTCGACCACCTACGGCTTCATCGAAGAATCCCCCGCCGACGGTACTGGTGCTCGCGAAACCAACCTCGTCGACACCATCGGATACAACCGATTCGACACCTACCACCAGCTGAGCCGCCCATTCAAAGCATTTGAATTCCTCAGCATCGTGCCACGTGTCGGCGCACGTTACACCAACTACAGCAGCATCACCGGCCCAACCGCCGGTGGCGACCGCGTCCTCGGCCACTTCGGATTCGATTCTTCCTTCAAGGCCAGCCGCGACTTCGACGACGTCAAGAGCGATGCCCTCGGTATCGACGGCATCCGCCACGTCATCCAGCCATACCTCCGCTACAGCTTCATCGAAGGTGATGACATGGGCGAAGACTTCACCGGCATCGACCGCCTGGTGGCATCCACCCGCCCACGCCCACTGGACCCATCCCAGTTCACCGCGATCGACAGCCTCACCAGCTGGAACATCATGCGTGTCGGTATGTACAACCGCTTGCTCACACACCGTAACAACGGCTCGTACGAGTGGCTCTACTTCAACACCTACTTCGACACATTCTTCAACGATCCAGAACTCGATCGCAACTTCTCCAACCTCTATCAGGACATCGGTTGGCGCCCACTTCCATGGCTCCAGTTCCGCCTCGACTCACAGTTCCCGGTTTTCGGCGGAGACGATTCGTTCACCGAGGTCAACTCACGCGTGGTCTACATGCCAACACCGAATGCGGAGATCTCACTCGGTCACCGCTTCCTCGATTCGCATCCATTCCTCAGCGACTCCAACCAACTCACCTTCGACTACTTCCAGCGTCTTTACGACAACTGGGGCTTCTCGGTGCGTCAGCGTTGGGAGCTCGACACATCCACTCTGGACACCCAGCAGTACTCGATCCACCGCGACCTGACGAGCTGGACCGCGTCGCTCGGCGCGGTGATCCGGGACAACGGCGGCGTCGATGACTACGGAGTGCTCTTCACCATGACCTTAAAGGAGTTCCCTCAGTTCAACATCCCTGTGAACCTGGATCCAAACTCCGCAGCAGACTAA
- the lpxA gene encoding acyl-ACP--UDP-N-acetylglucosamine O-acyltransferase, producing MIHPTAIIEGNVKFTHGEDSVEIGPYAILRGDITLGKECKVEPYACIEGTTTIGNHCTIGHHALIGGLPQDLSFDPATVSGVRIGHHNTLREQVTIHRSTAEGGWTTLGNHNFLMAAAHVAHDVTIGDHNIFANAVLLAGHIEVGNHVFLGGGSVFHQFLKIGDYSMAQGLASMSQDVPPFTIASGLNQLAGLNSVGLRRAGFTPEVRKAIKDAYRLVVREGASVKMIEKIYRTTAAPEALQFLDAFLHPGRKGACRSPLA from the coding sequence ATGATCCACCCAACCGCCATCATCGAAGGCAATGTCAAATTCACCCACGGAGAAGATTCCGTGGAGATCGGCCCCTACGCAATTCTCCGCGGAGACATCACACTGGGCAAGGAGTGCAAGGTTGAGCCCTACGCCTGCATCGAAGGCACCACGACCATTGGCAACCACTGCACCATCGGCCACCACGCGCTGATCGGCGGACTCCCGCAGGACCTCTCGTTTGATCCAGCCACCGTGAGCGGCGTCCGCATCGGACACCACAACACGCTGCGCGAACAAGTTACCATACACCGCAGCACAGCCGAAGGCGGGTGGACGACTCTAGGGAACCACAACTTCCTCATGGCCGCAGCACACGTCGCTCACGACGTGACTATCGGTGACCACAATATTTTCGCTAACGCGGTACTGCTCGCAGGCCACATCGAAGTGGGCAACCACGTCTTCCTCGGAGGTGGCAGCGTCTTCCATCAGTTCCTCAAGATTGGCGACTACTCGATGGCTCAAGGCTTGGCATCGATGAGTCAGGACGTCCCTCCATTCACCATTGCCAGCGGACTCAACCAACTGGCTGGCCTCAACTCAGTGGGCCTGCGCCGCGCCGGGTTCACTCCAGAAGTCCGCAAGGCGATCAAAGACGCCTATCGCCTCGTCGTTCGCGAAGGAGCATCGGTTAAAATGATCGAAAAGATCTACCGTACGACTGCCGCACCGGAAGCGCTTCAATTCCTGGACGCCTTCCTCCACCCGGGGCGTAAAGGAGCATGCCGCTCTCCGTTAGCTTAA
- the radC gene encoding RadC family protein — MARIQELPESERPRERMLRLGAKSLSTAELLALFFRVGGVGYSAVDLGNALIERFPTLNHMARASIDELTSVRGIGKAKACELAAAFELGQRFAAERSTNKPLNSPMLVEALLGHEMRSLNHEHLRVLLTDTRHQLIRAEEISRGSVNESIAHPRDVLRPAILAAAYGMILVHNHPSGDPSPSSADIQLTKRIQEAAELMKIKLIDHVIIGTRSNHRPGYFSFRENGQL; from the coding sequence GTGGCACGCATCCAAGAACTTCCCGAGTCCGAACGCCCCCGAGAACGCATGTTGAGATTGGGCGCCAAGTCTCTCAGCACCGCTGAATTGCTGGCGCTATTCTTTCGAGTCGGCGGTGTAGGGTATTCCGCAGTGGATCTGGGCAACGCGCTGATCGAGCGATTCCCCACACTCAACCACATGGCACGCGCATCGATCGACGAGCTCACCTCGGTACGAGGTATTGGCAAAGCGAAAGCCTGCGAACTCGCAGCCGCATTCGAGCTAGGCCAACGTTTCGCTGCAGAACGCAGCACCAACAAACCACTCAACTCCCCCATGTTGGTCGAAGCTCTGCTAGGCCACGAGATGCGCTCACTGAACCACGAACACCTGCGCGTACTTCTCACCGACACACGCCACCAGCTGATCCGGGCCGAAGAAATCTCCCGGGGCTCTGTCAACGAATCGATCGCCCATCCCCGCGATGTTCTGCGGCCCGCGATCCTCGCCGCCGCCTACGGCATGATCCTTGTTCACAACCACCCATCCGGCGATCCATCCCCATCAAGCGCAGACATCCAACTCACCAAAAGAATCCAGGAAGCGGCAGAGTTGATGAAAATCAAATTGATCGATCACGTGATCATCGGTACACGATCTAATCATCGGCCAGGATATTTCTCGTTTCGCGAGAATGGTCAGCTATGA
- a CDS encoding FHA domain-containing protein, which yields MATLSIQIPGGDNIDFPISSKSTMIGRDPSCDLVINNSYISAKHAIVHQSEEGSFLIEDQDSTHGVLVNGQRVAAEKLTDGDTITLGQLDLILHVTDVPKQKPTKVRPVAKIAKIAKAPVQATPQHVPTANPAQASPLRPPQAATPKANPLQPPANTPTAKPQLAAPPLIRRGNSAAQTPSASPIQQPGPATTQPLPDSNVTKPVPMRPGPPKKKESNDDISWPKSSTAKKAGSPAPNGLPTQKNESGPRTSQDSPSREQIEAKKNTEAEINELQDKLAKLKKEENEKRNLYQDSLEDMRNHIAELGQEKRKLREKVEGLRDRCNAVQSRVDDEDDAFLPVMFEVVKRVDLLEGMIHSLESDDNPTSEALTQLKTLRASFEELYKRHNIRTETIDPGAQLNLGLRRRVRIVDDSGNALEQTPATETTKSQGPIQSKVKATVRPGIVYAPEDGDEVLLRKVEVTVEEI from the coding sequence ATGGCGACCCTCTCGATCCAAATCCCCGGCGGAGACAACATCGACTTTCCGATCTCCAGCAAGTCCACCATGATCGGCCGCGACCCATCCTGCGACCTCGTCATCAACAATAGTTACATCTCCGCCAAACACGCGATCGTTCACCAATCCGAGGAAGGCTCGTTCCTCATCGAAGATCAGGACTCCACCCATGGCGTGCTAGTAAACGGACAGCGGGTCGCCGCTGAAAAGCTCACCGATGGTGACACCATCACCCTTGGCCAGCTCGACCTGATCCTTCACGTCACCGACGTGCCGAAGCAAAAACCAACCAAGGTCCGCCCCGTAGCCAAAATCGCTAAAATCGCCAAGGCTCCGGTGCAAGCAACCCCTCAACACGTCCCAACCGCGAACCCGGCACAGGCAAGCCCACTGCGACCACCACAAGCCGCAACACCAAAGGCAAATCCGCTGCAACCACCCGCCAACACCCCGACCGCCAAACCTCAACTGGCGGCACCACCACTCATCCGCCGCGGCAACTCAGCAGCCCAAACACCTTCCGCATCGCCCATCCAGCAGCCGGGACCAGCCACCACCCAGCCGCTTCCCGACAGCAACGTCACCAAGCCCGTGCCAATGCGCCCGGGCCCACCAAAGAAGAAGGAGTCCAACGACGATATCAGTTGGCCTAAATCTTCCACAGCAAAGAAAGCCGGATCACCAGCGCCCAACGGACTTCCAACTCAGAAGAACGAGTCCGGCCCGCGTACATCGCAAGACTCGCCATCCCGCGAGCAGATCGAGGCAAAGAAAAACACCGAAGCCGAGATCAACGAACTTCAAGACAAGCTCGCCAAACTCAAGAAGGAAGAGAACGAAAAGCGCAATCTCTACCAGGATTCCCTCGAAGACATGCGCAACCACATCGCCGAACTCGGCCAGGAGAAACGCAAGCTCCGCGAGAAAGTGGAGGGCTTGCGCGATCGCTGCAACGCAGTTCAAAGCCGGGTCGATGACGAGGACGACGCGTTCCTCCCCGTCATGTTCGAAGTCGTCAAGCGCGTGGACCTGCTCGAGGGAATGATCCACAGCCTCGAATCCGATGACAATCCGACATCGGAAGCGCTGACCCAACTCAAGACACTGCGTGCCTCTTTCGAAGAACTCTACAAGCGGCACAACATTCGCACCGAAACCATCGATCCAGGCGCCCAGCTCAACCTCGGCCTCCGCCGCCGCGTCCGCATCGTCGACGACTCAGGGAACGCCTTGGAACAAACACCAGCGACCGAAACCACCAAGTCCCAAGGCCCAATCCAATCAAAGGTCAAAGCCACGGTCCGCCCCGGCATTGTCTACGCACCCGAGGACGGCGATGAAGTATTGCTGAGAAAGGTGGAAGTGACCGTCGAGGAGATCTAA
- a CDS encoding polyprenyl synthetase family protein: protein MNHAPQSPFPFELISDHLSVIERDIRAQAELFEPEVRDYFAYVCDTSGKRIRPALAILVANALDNCHHEHHRLGVILELIHLATLIHDDIIDGADTRRDTPTANAKWGNAMSVLLGDCLFAHSMTEATLFDDLVICRKIGKASRDVCTGEIIQTQSRFDLNLTRENYFRIIEMKTGALFAIATELAAVLSGASAETAAAMYDYGMKLGTAYQIYDDCVDLVGKEEAIGKTLGTDLERGKLTLPIINLMESVDEAKRESISAHLLNHGGTNLDALAEIADYKEALNNATQTGHDLLSAARKQLECLPANPSSAALEQITRYLDGLLSDCAG, encoded by the coding sequence GTGAACCACGCGCCCCAATCACCATTCCCCTTCGAACTGATCAGCGACCACCTTTCAGTCATCGAAAGGGACATCCGTGCACAGGCTGAACTGTTCGAACCCGAAGTCCGCGACTATTTCGCCTACGTCTGTGACACCAGCGGCAAGCGCATCCGCCCCGCCCTGGCCATCCTCGTAGCCAACGCGCTGGACAACTGCCACCACGAACACCACCGCCTCGGCGTCATCCTGGAATTGATCCACTTGGCGACACTCATCCACGATGACATCATCGATGGTGCGGACACCCGCCGCGACACCCCGACCGCCAACGCGAAGTGGGGCAACGCGATGAGCGTTCTGCTTGGCGACTGTCTCTTCGCGCACTCGATGACAGAAGCGACACTTTTCGACGATCTCGTGATCTGCCGCAAGATCGGCAAAGCCTCGCGGGACGTCTGCACCGGCGAAATCATCCAAACCCAAAGCCGCTTCGACCTCAATCTGACCCGTGAAAATTACTTCCGGATCATTGAAATGAAGACCGGCGCGCTGTTTGCCATTGCAACCGAACTCGCCGCCGTCCTTTCCGGAGCATCCGCCGAAACCGCTGCCGCCATGTACGACTACGGCATGAAGCTCGGCACCGCTTACCAGATCTACGACGACTGCGTGGACTTGGTCGGCAAAGAAGAAGCAATCGGCAAAACTCTCGGCACAGACCTGGAGCGCGGAAAACTCACCTTGCCTATCATCAACCTGATGGAATCGGTCGATGAAGCGAAGCGCGAATCCATTAGCGCCCACCTGCTCAACCACGGCGGCACCAACCTCGACGCCTTGGCGGAAATCGCCGACTACAAGGAAGCTCTGAACAACGCTACCCAAACCGGTCACGACTTGCTCAGCGCAGCCCGCAAGCAACTCGAATGCCTGCCAGCCAATCCAAGCTCGGCAGCCTTGGAGCAAATCACCCGCTACCTCGACGGATTGCTCAGCGATTGCGCAGGTTAA
- the rpsN gene encoding 30S ribosomal protein S14, which produces MAKKSWIARNKKKQQTVEKYAELRAKLIEEKDYVGLSMLPRNASPTRVVNRCQQTGRRHGHLRRFKLSRIAFRELASKGLIPGVTKSSW; this is translated from the coding sequence ATGGCTAAGAAAAGTTGGATCGCACGAAACAAGAAGAAGCAGCAGACTGTTGAGAAATACGCAGAACTGCGCGCAAAGCTCATTGAAGAGAAGGATTATGTTGGTCTCAGCATGCTTCCACGCAACGCATCCCCTACTCGGGTGGTGAACCGTTGCCAGCAGACTGGACGTCGTCATGGTCATCTTCGCCGCTTCAAGCTCTCGCGTATTGCTTTCCGTGAGCTTGCTTCGAAGGGGTTGATCCCAGGTGTGACCAAGTCGAGCTGGTAA
- a CDS encoding FmdB family zinc ribbon protein, which yields MPIYEYIASDPEKGCRSCRNGFELRRPADREPLEVCPLCKSPVKKVISKINTPKITKPMSVTDAKKAGFTILEKRCDGNYEKL from the coding sequence ATGCCGATTTACGAATACATCGCAAGTGATCCTGAGAAGGGGTGCCGCTCGTGCCGCAATGGGTTTGAGTTGAGGCGCCCTGCGGATCGTGAGCCCTTGGAGGTTTGTCCATTGTGCAAGTCGCCGGTGAAGAAAGTGATCAGCAAGATCAATACACCGAAGATTACCAAGCCGATGTCGGTGACCGATGCCAAGAAGGCCGGGTTTACGATTTTGGAGAAGCGGTGCGACGGCAACTACGAGAAGCTCTGA
- a CDS encoding hemolysin family protein, which produces MNSLPLAALEDWYAFDWGNIALRLGVLLLLLVLNAIFVASEFAIEKIRGVGIEEESRDVEGGDGGNGASAGKVSRRLALARRIAEKPEKYLSVTRMGMTTSTMAIGVLTVPMVVEPVMGVLEMLGWATADEQMAPLFGGVVALLMVLSGLVVFGELVPKSIGIRNPQGTVLQCGWILLVFRRLLYPASFVLEQVAAAVLRAVGVRPVKEGDVVHSSEELQSLIHASGQDTDVTETEREIVVNALELSDLCARDIMTPRSEVVALDMDLPFEEKLQLAIESRHTRFPVVRGHLDSAMGMVHIKDMLKLAAARSGLVELVEDDPVNNLVDIMRPLLPVPEKIKLDRLLEFFLKEHAHLAMVVDEFGGTVGVVFLDDVIAELVGDIHDEFDEEVDEFVKISDDEFLADAALGLYELADVTDLVLNNDQVSTIGGYVTDLLGRVPSKGEKIAVEDFMVTVTRADDRRIRQLHFKRALPDEAALLDTRS; this is translated from the coding sequence ATGAATAGTCTGCCGTTGGCCGCATTAGAAGACTGGTACGCATTCGATTGGGGGAACATCGCGCTCCGCTTGGGCGTGTTGCTTTTGTTGCTGGTGCTCAATGCGATCTTCGTCGCCTCTGAGTTTGCGATCGAGAAGATCCGTGGTGTGGGGATTGAGGAGGAGTCTCGTGACGTGGAAGGCGGCGATGGTGGGAATGGCGCTAGCGCAGGCAAAGTCTCGCGGAGGCTTGCATTGGCACGTAGGATTGCCGAGAAGCCTGAGAAGTATCTGTCCGTGACTCGGATGGGAATGACGACGTCCACAATGGCCATCGGGGTGCTGACGGTGCCGATGGTGGTGGAGCCGGTGATGGGCGTGCTGGAAATGTTGGGCTGGGCTACTGCGGACGAGCAGATGGCGCCGCTGTTTGGTGGCGTGGTCGCTTTGTTGATGGTGCTGAGTGGCTTGGTGGTATTTGGTGAGTTGGTGCCGAAGTCGATCGGTATTCGGAATCCGCAGGGCACCGTGTTGCAATGTGGATGGATTTTGTTGGTGTTCAGGCGGCTGCTTTACCCTGCGAGCTTTGTGCTTGAGCAGGTGGCGGCGGCGGTTCTGCGTGCGGTTGGTGTTCGTCCGGTGAAAGAGGGCGACGTCGTGCACAGCTCTGAGGAGTTGCAGAGCCTGATTCATGCCTCTGGGCAGGATACGGATGTGACCGAGACAGAGCGGGAGATTGTGGTCAATGCGCTGGAGCTGAGTGATCTCTGTGCGCGTGATATCATGACGCCGCGCAGTGAGGTAGTGGCGTTGGACATGGACCTGCCATTCGAGGAGAAGCTGCAGTTGGCGATTGAATCGCGTCACACCCGCTTCCCGGTGGTTCGTGGGCATCTCGACTCCGCGATGGGAATGGTGCACATCAAGGACATGCTCAAGCTCGCGGCGGCCCGTTCAGGGTTGGTTGAGTTGGTGGAGGATGATCCGGTCAATAATCTGGTGGATATCATGCGCCCGTTGTTGCCTGTGCCTGAAAAGATCAAGCTCGACCGCTTGCTGGAGTTCTTCCTCAAAGAACATGCGCACCTGGCAATGGTAGTGGATGAGTTTGGTGGGACGGTCGGGGTCGTGTTCCTCGACGATGTGATTGCCGAGTTGGTCGGGGATATTCACGACGAGTTCGACGAGGAGGTCGATGAGTTTGTGAAGATCAGTGATGATGAGTTTCTGGCGGACGCAGCGCTCGGGCTGTACGAGCTTGCGGACGTGACGGATTTGGTGCTCAACAACGACCAGGTTTCCACCATTGGTGGTTACGTCACCGACCTTCTGGGGCGGGTGCCGTCCAAAGGCGAGAAGATCGCGGTGGAAGACTTCATGGTCACGGTGACGCGGGCGGACGATCGGAGGATTCGGCAGTTGCACTTCAAGCGCGCCTTGCCTGACGAGGCTGCATTGCTTGATACCCGCAGTTGA
- the pyrC gene encoding dihydroorotase, whose amino-acid sequence MAESSMILNSPLDMHLHLRDGEMLGQVGKLSAESFSGAVIMPNLVPPVDRLDMVHDYRGRIESAIGDHVFDPFMTLFFREYSMEELEAAKPHIIGIKLYPAGATTNSEAGVKAIDAAEPTIRRMEELGIPLLIHGETHGFVMDREKEFLEIYRHLATTFPKLRITMEHITTADAVKLLDEYENLFATVTLQHLLITLDDVAGGMLNPHLFCKPIAKRPEDRAALLDAALKAHPKLMFGSDSAPHPRHKKECCGCAAGVFTAPIALQVLADLFTKNGCAENLQAFISDNAQRIYGVTPPAKKVKLVQRPFDVPATYGDVDPVVPMYAGETIAWSIESIDA is encoded by the coding sequence ATGGCTGAATCGTCGATGATCCTCAATTCCCCACTCGATATGCACCTCCACTTGCGGGATGGTGAAATGCTCGGACAGGTCGGAAAGCTCTCCGCTGAATCGTTCTCCGGCGCGGTGATCATGCCCAATCTGGTGCCACCTGTCGATCGCCTCGATATGGTTCATGACTACCGCGGGCGCATTGAGTCTGCGATTGGTGATCATGTTTTTGATCCGTTCATGACGCTCTTTTTCCGCGAGTATTCGATGGAGGAGCTGGAGGCTGCCAAGCCGCATATTATTGGGATCAAGTTGTACCCTGCGGGGGCAACCACCAACTCCGAGGCAGGAGTGAAGGCGATTGATGCCGCGGAACCAACGATCCGCCGGATGGAAGAGCTTGGTATTCCTTTGCTCATCCATGGCGAGACCCACGGATTTGTGATGGACCGGGAAAAAGAGTTCCTTGAGATCTACCGTCACTTGGCAACGACCTTCCCGAAACTCCGCATCACAATGGAGCATATCACCACGGCGGATGCGGTGAAGTTGCTCGACGAGTACGAGAACCTTTTCGCCACCGTGACGTTGCAGCACTTGCTCATCACGCTGGATGACGTGGCGGGCGGTATGCTCAACCCACACCTTTTCTGCAAGCCGATTGCCAAGCGTCCGGAGGACCGAGCGGCACTACTTGATGCTGCGCTGAAGGCTCATCCGAAGCTGATGTTCGGTAGTGATTCAGCGCCTCACCCTCGTCATAAGAAAGAGTGCTGTGGCTGTGCGGCGGGTGTTTTCACGGCGCCGATTGCACTTCAGGTGTTGGCGGACTTGTTCACGAAAAATGGCTGCGCGGAGAACCTGCAGGCTTTCATTTCTGACAACGCGCAGCGTATCTATGGAGTCACCCCGCCGGCGAAGAAGGTGAAGCTGGTGCAGCGTCCATTCGACGTGCCGGCAACCTATGGTGATGTCGACCCTGTGGTGCCGATGTACGCGGGTGAGACCATTGCGTGGTCGATCGAGTCGATCGACGCGTAG